A single window of Drosophila suzukii chromosome 3, CBGP_Dsuzu_IsoJpt1.0, whole genome shotgun sequence DNA harbors:
- the yata gene encoding N-terminal kinase-like protein, which translates to MMWSFFSRDSSKDFPYDIGEPVGGFEQYSIWTLHKAKRKTTQEEVSVFVYDIRSGSDTKCELAKASLKRLKTLRHPSILQYLDSLETDKMLYVATEAVDPLGSYFAKLGSDNLQKGLYLAWGIFQITRALSFLNNDGNLRHNNVSAWSVFVNASGEWKLGSLEYVSAADGNPMPPAKIPVTLEVYDSPEKNDQSKLKAATKCSVDMWGLGCLVWEAFNGVLKQRSNLKDIEHIPKSLQSLYCELVGASPSNRPNPADIITRCRKPGGFFKNDLVDTLLFLEEIQIKDKAEKNRFFSGLTTHLDNFPDNVCRHKILPQLITAYEYGDAGSAVLAPMFKLGKLLDEVEYQKRIVPCVVKLFASTDRVTRSRLLQQLDLFIAHLQPQVVNDQIFPQVAHGFLDTNATIREQTVKSIIHLAPKLNYNNLNVEVLRHFARLQARDDQGGIRTNTTVCLGKIAPHLHPQVRQRVLVSAFIRAMRDPFPPARVAGVLALAATQQYFLLSEVANRVLPSLCSLSVDPEKTVRDPAFKTIRGFLGKLEKVSEDPSLRETMEADVHTATPSIGNAAATWAGWAVTAVTAKFYRSQSDSSRPRPPLTGRNLSKPASLEQPSSSSLSTTTSSVTSMTSLEHESNDTSASASDYGNNDWDNENWGEMDTSQDPSSPLAASSNNGALMAANALSEVRDGWDNEEWGSLEEDPCEEEEQAEQEQQQQQLARQSISSTTSSSQQHQRPLLPHQQQQHPHQQQLQQHELNDLIEPLAKLNSHVTSPSKQSMLRPKELPNLSSSNTSPTSATANCNNISPPSSHLNNSTHNANWNSDSWADGEFEPLDESGFGNAKLDEARRKREEKKLQRQRELEARRAQRASGPMKLGAKKL; encoded by the exons ATGATGTGGTCGTTTTTCTCGCGCGACTCCTCAAAAGACTTTCCCTACGACATTGGCGAACCCGTGGGCGGTTTTGAGCAGTACTCCATATGGACACTGCACAAGGCCAAGAGGAAGACCACCCAGGAGGAGGTGTCCGTCTTCGTCTACGACATCCGCAGTGGATCGGATACCAAGTGCGAACTGGCCAAGGCATCGCTGAAGCGGCTCAAGACATTGCGTCATCCCAGCATCCTGCAGTATCTGGACTCGCTGGAGACGGACAAGATGCTCTATGTGGCCACAGAGGCGGTGGATCCGCTAGGAAGCTACTTTGCCAAGCTGGGCAGCGATAATCTCCAGAAGGGCCTCTACCTGGCCTGGGGCATCTTCCAAATCACT CGCGCCCTGTCCTTCCTCAACAACGATGGCAATCTGCGACACAACAATGTCTCCGCCTGGTCGGTGTTCGTCAATGCCTCTGGCGAGTGGAAACTGGGCAGTCTGGAGTATGTCTCAGCGGCCGATGGAAATCCCATGCCGCCCGCCAAAATTCCCGTGACCCTGGAGGTCTACGATTCACCCGAGAAGAACGATCAGAGCAAGCTCAAGGCGGCCACCAAGTG TTCCGTGGATATGTGGGGCCTGGGCTGTCTGGTGTGGGAGGCCTTCAACGGCGTGCTTAAGCAGCGCTCCAACCTCAAGGACATTGAACACATACCCAAATCCCTGCAATCGCTCTACTGCGAGCTAGTGGGAGCCTCGCCTTCGAATCGCCCCAATCCGGCGGACATAATCACACGTTGCCGCAAGCCAGGAGGCTTCTTCAAGAACGATTTGGTGGACACACTGCTCTTCCTGGAGGAAATCCAAATCAAGGACAAGGCGGAGAAGAATCGCTTCTTCAGCGGCCTGACCACGCATCTGGACAACTTTCCGGACAATGTGTGCAGGCACAAGATACTTCCACAGCTGATAACAGCCTACGAGTACGGAGATGCGGGCTCCGCGGTGCTGGCACCCATGTTTAAG CTGGGCAAACTGCTGGACGAGGTGGAGTACCAGAAACGCATTGTGCCATGTGTGGTCAAGTTGTTTGCTTCCACGGATCGTGTGACGCGATCGCGCCTGCTGCAGCAGCTGGATCTTTTCATTGCGCATCTGCAGCCACAGGTGGTCAACGATCAGATTTTTCCCCAGGTGGCGCACGGATTCCTGGACACCAATGCCACCATACGCGAGCAGACGGTCAAGTCGATCATCCATTTGGCGCCCAAGCTCAACTACAACAATCTGAATGTGGAGGTGCTGCGTCACTTTGCCAGGCTGCAGGCGCGGGACGATCAGGGTGGAATTCGCACTAATACGACGGTGTGTCTGGGCAAGATTGCGCCGCACTTGCATCCGCAGGTGCGCCAGCGTGTGCTGGTCTCTGCCTTTATTCGCGCCATGCGGGATCCTTTCCCTCCCGCAAGAGTGGCGGGAGTCTTAGCGCTTGCCGCCACACAGCAGTACTTTTTGCTCAGCGAGGTGGCCAACCGGGTGCTGCCGTCTCTGTGTTCCCTCAGCGTCGATCCGGAGAAAACGGTGCGCGATCCGGCGTTCAAAACCATCCGAGGATTTCTGGGCAAACTGGAGAAGGTATCCGAGGATCCCAGTTTGCGAGAGACGATGG AGGCGGATGTCCACACGGCCACGCCCTCGATTGGCAATGCGGCGGCCACCTGGGCGGGATGGGCGGTGACGGCCGTCACAGCCAAGTTCTATCGCAGCCAAAGTGATTCGTCGCGACCACGACCGCCTTTAACTGGACGCAATCTGTCCAAGCCAGCGTCGCTTG AGCAACCATCGAGTAGCAGTCTATCGACCACCACAAGTAGTGTTACCTCAATGACGTCGCTGGAGCATGAAAGCAATGACACCTCCGCCTCGGCCTCTGATTATGGCAACAACGATTGGGACAACGAAAACTGGGGCGAAATGGAT ACCTCTCAGGATCCCAGCAGTCCGCTGGCAGCCAGCTCCAATAATGGCGCCTTAATGGCGGCCAATGCCTTGAGCGAAGTGCGCGATGGCTGGGACAACGAGGAGTGGGGCAGTCTTGAAGAGGATCCG tgcgaggaggaggagcaggcggagcaggagcagcagcaacagcagctggCCAGACAATCTATATCATCCACCACGTCATCCAGTCAGCAGCACCAGCGTCCTCTGTTGCCacatcagcagcaacagcatccgcatcagcagcagctgcagcagcacgAACTGAACGATCTTATCGAGCCGCTGGCCAAGCTCAACTCACACGTCACCTCGCCGTCGAAGCAATCGATGCTGCGGCCCAAGGAGCTGCCCAATCTATCCAGCAGCAATACGTCGCCCACGTCGGCCACTGCCAATTGCAATAACATTAGCCCGCCTTCGTCGCATTTGAATAATTCGACGCATAATGCCAATTGGAATAGCGATTCGTGGGCCGACGGGGAGTTTGAACCACTGGATGAATCGGGATTTG GAAATGCCAAACTGGACGAGGCTCGTCGCAAGCGGGAGGAGAAGAAGCTGCAGCGGCAGCGGGAACTGGAGGCGCGACGCGCCCAACGGGCGAGCGGTCCCATGAAGCTGGGCGCCAAAAAGCTTTAA
- the IntS11 gene encoding integrator complex subunit 11 has product MPDIKITPLGAGQDVGRSCLLLSMGGKNIMLDCGMHMGYNDERRFPDFSYIVPEGPITSHIDCVIISHFHLDHCGALPYMSEIVGYTGPIYMTHPTKAIAPILLEDMRKVAVERKGESNFFTTQMIKDCMKKVIPVTLHQSMMVDTDLEIKAYYAGHVLGAAMFWIKVGSQSVVYTGDYNMTPDRHLGAAWIDKCRPDLLISESTYATTIRDSKRCRERDFLKKVHECVAKGGKVLIPVFALGRAQELCILLETYWERMNLKYPIYFALGLTEKANTYYKMFITWTNQKIRKTFVHRNMFDFKHIKPFDKAYIDNPGAMVVFATPGMLHAGLSLQIFKKWAPNENNMVIMPGYCVQGTVGNKILGGAKKVEFENRQVVEVKMAVEYMSFSAHADAKGIMQLIQNCEPKNVMLVHGEAEKMKFLRSKIKDEFNLETYMPANGETCVISTPVKIPVDASVSLLKAEARSYNAQPPDPKRRRLIHGVLVMKDNRIMLQNLTDALKEIGINRHVMRFTSKVKMDDPGPMIRTSERLKTLLEEKLAGWTVTMQENGSIAIESVEVKVEEDEKDPKQKTILISWTNQDEDIGAYILNVLQNMC; this is encoded by the exons ATGCCGGACATAAAGATAACGCCACTGGGCGCCGGCCAGGATGTGGGCCGCAGCTGTCTGCTGCTCTCGATGGGCGGTAAGAACATAATGCTCGACTGCGGGATGCATATGGGCTATAACGACGAGCGCCGCTTCCCCGACTTCTCCTACATTGTGCCGGAGGGCCCGATCACCAGCCACATTGACTGCGTGATTATCTCGCACTTCCACCTGG ATCACTGCGGCGCCTTGCCCTATATGTCCGAGATTGTGGGCTACACGGGGCCCATCTACATGACGCACCCGACCAAGGCCATAGCGCCCATCCTGCTGGAGGACATGCGTAAGGTGGCCGTGGAGCGGAAGGGCGAGTCCAACTTCTTCACCACCCAGATGATCAAGGACTGCATGAAGAAGGTGATACCCGTCACTCTCCACCAGAGCATGATGGTGGACACAGATCTGGAGATTAAGGCGTACTACGCCGGTCATGTTTTGGGTGCCGCCATGTTCTGGATCAAGGTGGGTTCCCAGAGCGTTGTCTACACGGGCGATTATAACATGACGCCGGACAGGCATCTGGGTGCTGCCTGGATAGACAAGTGCCGGCCAGATCTGCTGATCTCCGAGAGCACCTACGCCACCACCATTAGGGACTCGAAGCGGTGCCGCGAAAGGGACTTCCTCAAGAAGGTGCACGAGTGCGTGGCCAAGGGCGGCAAGGTTTTGATCCCCGTCTTTGCCCTAGGTCGCGCCCAGGAGCTGTGCATCCTGCTGGAGACCTACTGGGAGCGCATGAACCTCAAGTACCCCATCTACTTTGCTCTCGGCCTCACCGAGAAGGCCAACACCTACTACAAAATGTTCATCACCTGGACGAATCAGAAGATCCGCAAGACATTTGTCCACCGCAACATGTTCGACTTTAAGCACATCAAGCCGTTTGACAAGGCCTACATCGATAATCCCGGAGCCATGGTGGTGTTTGCCACGCCGGGAATGCTGCACGCGGGTCTCTCCCTGCAAATCTTCAAGAAGTGGGCACCCAACGAGAACAACATGGTGATTATGCCAGGCTATTGCGTGCAGGGCACAGTGGGCAACAAGATCCTGGGTGGCGCCAAGAAGGTGGAGTTCGAGAACCGGCAGGTGGTGGAGGTCAAGATGGCCGTAGAGTACATGAGCTTTTCGGCCCATGCCGATGCCAAAG GCATCATGCAGCTTATCCAGAACTGTGAGCCAAAGAACGTTATGCTCGTCCACGGGGAAGCCGAAAAAATGAAGTTCCTGCGCTCAAAGATCAAGGACGAATTCAACCTGGAGACTTACATGCCGGCCAATGGCGAAACCTGTGTGATCTCCACTCCCGTCAAAATTCCCGTCGATGCCTCAGTTTCCCTGCTAAAAGCCGAGGCCCGCTCCTACAATGCCCAACCGCCGGATCCCAAGCGCAGGCGACTTATTCACGGCGTCCTCGTGATGAAGGACAATCGAATAATGCTGCAAAACCTGACCGATGCCCTCAAGGAGATCGGAATCAACCGGCATGTGATGCGATTTACGTCCAAAGTCAAGATGGACGATCCTGGCCCCATGATCCGCACCAGCGAAAGGCTCAAGACTCTGCTCGAAGAAAAACTGGCCGGCTGGACGGTGACAATGCAGGAGAACGGCTCCATAGCCATCGAGTCCGTGGAGGTGAAGGTGGAGGAGGACGAGAAGGATCCCAAGCAGAAGACCATTTTGATATCTTGGACCAACCAGGACGAGGACATCGGAGCCTACATACTAAATGTGCTCCAGAACATGTGCTAG
- the ATPsyngamma gene encoding ATP synthase subunit gamma, mitochondrial has translation MMMQRTQLLLPLAMEATMLAQQQRGMATLKMISIRLKSVKNIQKITQSMKMVSAAKYARAERDLKAARPYGIGAQQFFEKTEIQADEKAEPKKLLIAVTSDRGLCGAVHTGVARLIRGELAQDEANTKVFCVGDKSRAILSRLYGKNILMVANEVGRLPPTFLDASKIANEVMQTGYDYTEGKIVYNRFKSVVSYQCSTLPIFSGSTVEKSEKLAVYDSLDSDVVKSYLEFSLASLIFYTMKEGACSEQSSRMTAMDNASKNAGEMIDKLTLTFNRTRQAVITRELIEIISGAAALT, from the coding sequence ATGATGATGCAACGCACCCAGCTCTTGCTGCCCCTGGCCATGGAGGCCACCATGCTGGCCCAGCAGCAGCGTGGAATGGCCACCCTGAAGATGATTTCCATTCGCCTGAAGTCGGTGAAGAACATTCAGAAAATTACGCAATCGATGAAGATGGTGTCCGCTGCCAAGTACGCTCGTGCGGAGCGAGACTTGAAGGCGGCGCGTCCTTACGGCATTGGCGCCCAGCAGTTCTTCGAGAAGACGGAAATCCAGGCCGACGAGAAGGCCGAGCCCAAGAAGCTGCTCATCGCGGTGACTTCGGATCGTGGTCTCTGCGGAGCCGTCCACACTGGTGTGGCCCGTCTCATTCGCGGAGAGCTGGCCCAGGATGAGGCCAACACCAAGGTCTTCTGCGTGGGCGACAAGTCGCGTGCGATCCTGTCCCGCCTGTACGGCAAGAACATCCTGATGGTGGCCAACGAGGTGGGTCGTCTGCCGCCCACTTTCCTGGACGCCTCGAAGATTGCCAACGAGGTTATGCAGACCGGTTACGATTACACCGAGGGCAAGATCGTGTACAACCGGTTCAAGTCGGTGGTGTCCTACCAGTGCTCCACCCTGCCCATCTTCAGCGGATCCACCGTGGAGAAGTCCGAGAAGCTGGCCGTCTACGACTCGCTCGACAGCGATGTCGTCAAGAGCTACCTGGAGTTCTCTCTGGCCTCGCTCATCTTCTACACCATGAAGGAGGGCGCCTGCTCGGAGCAGTCCTCCCGTATGACTGCCATGGACAACGCGTCCAAGAACGCCGGTGAGATGATTGACAAGCTGACCCTCACCTTCAACCGCACCCGACAGGCGGTCATCACTCGCGAGCTGATTGAAATCATCTCCGGTGCCGCCGCCCTCACATAA